Proteins from one Homalodisca vitripennis isolate AUS2020 chromosome 3, UT_GWSS_2.1, whole genome shotgun sequence genomic window:
- the LOC124356849 gene encoding putative mediator of RNA polymerase II transcription subunit 26 — MSPTRSSKQNTTKVSPCKQPPSNSFNSTSRQHPTLNECDVSSTTTVKSKANKESPTNQSPPNSSECVLSSRKFKTKSKTTNPAKLSQTSTLKCGITSTSNSKRKTKKVTANIKPSPTVCDPSSAITASPADKSPSTTGPAAAAKLHHGANSSSDATGLSDDTEPVAAAVPEHDAGLSSAASPPSAPEPRDDPPVPAELHLKPPAAGLTDVADPLSSGELSSVFGPPVENVPRVCPGTDS; from the coding sequence ATGTCACCAACCAGGAGTtctaaacaaaacacaacaaaagtTTCTCCTTGTAAACAACCACCttcaaattcatttaattcaACTTCAAGACAACATCCTACGCTTAATGAGTGTGATGTTTCGTCAACTACAACTGTTAAATCGAAAGCTAATAAAGAATCACCAACCAATCAATCACCTCCAAACTCATCTGAGTGTGTCCTCTCATCCAGAAAGTTTAAAACGAAATCTAAAACAACCAATCCTGCAAAACTCTCTCAAACTTCAACTTTAAAATGTGGCATAACATCAACTAGCAACTCTAAACGTAAAACGAAAAAGGTTACTGCTAATATTAAACCTTCTCCGACTGTCTGTGACCCTTCATCAGCTATCACGGCGTCTCCTGCTGATAAGTCCCCGTCCACCACCGGACCTGCAGCCGCTGCGAAGCTACATCATGGAGCCAATTCATCCTCTGATGCGACCGGACTTTCTGATGACACCGAACCTGTGGCCGCTGCGGTGCCTGAACACGATGCGGGGCTTTCTTCTGCTGCTAGCCCTCCTTCTGCCCCTGAGCCTCGTGATGATCCTCCTGTGCCTGCTGAACTCCATCTGAAGCCTCCTGCTGCTGGGTTGACTGATGTTGCCGATCCACTTTCCTCCGGTGAGCTTTCATCCGTTTTTGGACCTCCAGTTGAAAACGTCCCGCGCGTGTGCCCTGGTACAGACTCATAA